A portion of the Deltaproteobacteria bacterium genome contains these proteins:
- a CDS encoding A24 family peptidase — translation MLNYLVEITIFIFGICIGSFLNVCILRLPAGQSIVHPPSSCPRCGSAIRFYDNIPVLSYFLLRGKCRTCKTPIAFRYVLVELLGGCMAVCTYLRFGPTVTGGIYYLFIAALLVITFIDLDHRIIPDVISLPGIPAGVAASFMIPSLNTVDALIGILAGGGILYLVAWSYDRFTGKEGMGGGDIKLLAMIGAFIGWHGVLLTIFAASAIGTLVGILAMLKSRKTMKMAIPFGPFLSLGAIIYLFFGNELIFWYLHTLG, via the coding sequence CTGTTGAATTATCTTGTTGAAATAACGATCTTTATCTTTGGAATTTGTATCGGCAGTTTTCTGAATGTATGTATCCTGCGCCTGCCAGCGGGGCAATCGATCGTTCACCCGCCTTCGTCCTGCCCGCGCTGCGGGTCAGCGATTCGATTTTATGACAATATCCCGGTACTGAGTTATTTCCTGCTGCGGGGGAAGTGCCGAACCTGCAAAACCCCGATCGCCTTCCGCTACGTGCTGGTCGAACTTCTGGGCGGATGCATGGCCGTCTGCACATACCTCCGTTTCGGGCCGACCGTCACGGGAGGTATCTACTACCTCTTCATCGCCGCCCTTCTGGTGATCACCTTCATCGATCTCGACCATCGCATTATTCCCGACGTCATTTCTCTGCCCGGAATTCCGGCGGGGGTCGCCGCCTCCTTCATGATCCCGTCCCTGAATACCGTCGATGCCCTCATCGGCATTCTGGCAGGCGGGGGCATCCTGTACCTGGTCGCCTGGAGCTACGACCGTTTCACCGGCAAAGAGGGCATGGGCGGCGGCGACATCAAGCTCCTGGCCATGATCGGCGCCTTCATCGGCTGGCACGGGGTTCTGCTGACCATTTTCGCAGCCTCGGCAATCGGAACGCTGGTCGGCATCCTGGCGATGCTGAAATCCCGTAAAACCATGAAAATGGCGATACCCTTCGGACCCTTTTTGTCCCTCGGGGCCATCATTTACCTTTTTTTTGGCAACGAACTCATTTTTTGGTATCTACATACCCTGGGCTGA
- a CDS encoding metallophosphatase family protein: MRIAVISDIHGNMEALGEVLGDIKKSDVDTTVCLGDMIGYGPEPEAVVQLIKSRGIPTIMGNHELAVIDPSYLKWFNPAARQSILTTIPWLSEDSMDFIARLKPFITMHGSRFVHGFPPDSVIIYLFQIDDKGLLSALKKLDEKICFVGHTHKMAIASHDGDTVIRAPLERGPVTLSADKTYIINTGSVGQPRDGDNSAKYLIWDLDDHSVDVRFVPYHIARVSNKIVEAGLPEVHAARLW, translated from the coding sequence ATGAGAATTGCCGTTATTTCCGACATTCATGGCAACATGGAAGCCCTGGGCGAGGTGCTTGGTGATATTAAAAAATCCGATGTGGATACCACGGTGTGCCTGGGCGACATGATCGGCTACGGCCCCGAACCGGAAGCCGTCGTCCAGTTGATCAAATCCCGGGGAATACCCACGATTATGGGCAACCATGAGTTGGCCGTCATCGACCCCTCCTACCTGAAGTGGTTCAATCCAGCAGCCAGGCAATCCATCCTCACCACCATCCCCTGGCTGTCCGAAGACAGCATGGATTTTATCGCCAGACTCAAACCCTTCATTACCATGCACGGCAGCCGGTTCGTTCATGGGTTCCCCCCGGATTCGGTTATCATCTACCTGTTCCAAATTGACGACAAGGGGCTCTTAAGCGCTCTTAAAAAACTGGATGAAAAAATCTGTTTCGTGGGCCACACGCATAAAATGGCTATCGCAAGCCATGACGGCGACACTGTCATCCGGGCCCCTCTCGAGCGGGGCCCGGTAACGTTGTCCGCGGATAAAACGTATATTATCAACACCGGCAGCGTCGGGCAGCCCCGGGACGGAGACAACAGTGCCAAGTACCTTATCTGGGACCTCGACGACCACAGTGTGGATGTCCGCTTTGTGCCCTATCACATCGCCAGGGTGAGCAATAAAATAGTGGAAGCCGGGTTACCGGAAGTGCATGCCGCAAGGTTGTGGTAA
- a CDS encoding YfaZ family protein, with protein sequence MCNKKNRPVLFTIVIFFLFTASAQAGSTAVEINANADEVAGVVEYDTQNFGAVLSGGGGIIFGGDDYTIGDLHIALKDEVFFPALTLGLGFKGVAGRADVSDSDYDVAAIGFSLLGEYDFRKIYLNFPVLIYAAFNGSPDPLSFSDTTSYVDFDTGIRAYIVRSAAVVAGYRAMRIDFKEGGTSDTLNTDAFYIGLRLTF encoded by the coding sequence ATGTGTAATAAAAAAAACCGACCGGTACTATTCACGATAGTGATATTCTTTCTTTTTACGGCCTCGGCGCAGGCCGGCTCGACGGCGGTTGAAATCAACGCCAATGCCGATGAGGTCGCCGGCGTAGTGGAATACGACACCCAAAACTTTGGAGCGGTCCTGAGCGGGGGGGGCGGGATCATATTCGGCGGTGATGATTATACCATCGGCGATCTGCACATCGCTCTCAAGGACGAGGTTTTTTTCCCGGCCCTGACGCTGGGGCTGGGATTCAAAGGGGTTGCGGGCCGGGCGGACGTCTCCGATTCCGACTACGATGTGGCCGCCATCGGCTTTTCACTGTTGGGAGAATACGACTTCAGAAAGATTTATCTCAACTTTCCCGTTCTGATATATGCCGCATTCAACGGTTCTCCCGATCCCCTGAGCTTTAGCGACACCACGTCCTATGTGGATTTCGATACCGGTATCCGGGCCTACATCGTCAGAAGCGCCGCTGTCGTAGCCGGTTATCGGGCCATGCGCATCGACTTCAAAGAGGGCGGTACCTCCGACACCCTGAACACCGATGCCTTCTACATAGGCCTGCGGCTCACCTTCTAA
- a CDS encoding Mrp/NBP35 family ATP-binding protein has product MVEIHNSMDEAKKKADPRAEQDAAVAMSLSKIKNKLVVMSGKGGVGKTSTSVNLAIALAKKGFKVGIMDVDLHGPDVPRMLGLDGMLGLSENQKLEPMSCTENLKAVSIESLTNSKDDAIIWRGPIKFSAIKQFIGDVEWGNLDFLIIDSPPGTGDEPLTVAQTIPDAKAVIVTTPQEVSLADVRKSINFCKTVKMEIFGLVENMSGFECPHCHETVDIFGSGGGERTAAAAGIPFLGRVPFDPKVVTCGDTGTSIQTEYDNSPVANAIKAIADKVAELA; this is encoded by the coding sequence ATGGTAGAGATTCACAACAGCATGGATGAAGCCAAGAAAAAAGCCGACCCCCGGGCGGAGCAGGATGCAGCCGTAGCGATGTCGCTTTCGAAAATAAAGAACAAACTGGTTGTCATGAGTGGCAAGGGCGGCGTCGGCAAGACAAGCACTTCCGTCAACCTGGCTATTGCCCTCGCCAAGAAGGGTTTCAAGGTCGGGATCATGGATGTGGATTTGCACGGGCCGGATGTTCCCCGGATGCTGGGGCTGGACGGCATGCTCGGCTTGAGCGAGAACCAGAAACTGGAACCCATGAGCTGCACTGAAAACCTCAAAGCCGTTTCCATCGAATCTCTGACCAACAGCAAGGACGATGCCATCATCTGGCGGGGCCCCATCAAGTTTTCGGCCATCAAGCAGTTCATCGGCGATGTCGAGTGGGGAAACCTCGATTTTTTAATCATCGACTCCCCTCCGGGAACCGGTGACGAACCGTTGACGGTTGCCCAGACCATACCGGATGCCAAGGCGGTGATTGTCACGACGCCTCAGGAGGTTTCGCTTGCGGACGTGCGTAAATCGATCAATTTCTGCAAAACCGTCAAAATGGAAATATTCGGTCTCGTGGAAAACATGAGTGGATTCGAGTGTCCGCACTGCCATGAGACCGTGGATATTTTCGGCTCGGGAGGCGGAGAACGCACCGCGGCCGCAGCAGGTATCCCATTTTTGGGCAGGGTTCCTTTCGATCCGAAAGTGGTCACCTGCGGCGATACGGGCACGTCGATTCAGACCGAGTACGACAATTCGCCGGTTGCCAATGCGATCAAAGCCATTGCCGACAAGGTCGCGGAATTAGCCTAA
- a CDS encoding DUF134 domain-containing protein, with translation MVRPKKNRLVGFNPKINYFKPRGIPVLDLDEVCLTVDEREAIRLADLLGLSHAEAGEKMGVSRATFGRIVQQARNTVADAIINGKAVRVEGGNYELVEGNRTFVCHNCEHTWEEPFGTGRPEKCDVCGGREFHRHV, from the coding sequence ATGGTAAGGCCGAAAAAAAACCGTCTGGTGGGGTTCAATCCAAAAATCAATTATTTCAAGCCCAGAGGCATTCCCGTGCTTGACTTGGATGAAGTCTGCCTTACGGTTGATGAACGGGAAGCCATACGTCTCGCGGACCTTCTGGGGCTGTCCCATGCAGAGGCCGGAGAAAAGATGGGCGTATCCAGGGCCACTTTCGGCAGAATTGTACAACAAGCGAGGAATACGGTTGCCGATGCCATCATCAACGGCAAGGCCGTGCGGGTGGAAGGCGGTAACTATGAACTGGTGGAAGGAAACAGAACCTTTGTCTGCCATAACTGCGAGCATACCTGGGAGGAGCCCTTCGGCACCGGACGGCCGGAAAAATGCGATGTGTGCGGCGGCAGAGAATTTCATCGACACGTATGA
- a CDS encoding LysE family translocator has product MSPAGGNPEVSFLISGLVLGVSAGISPGPLLTLVMTQTLKHGIGEGIKVSLAPLLTDLPIVLLALFVLHRLTALDTVLGCIALFGAGYLFYLGYESMTFGGADFTARSEAPHSFKKGIVANFLNPNPYMFWFAIGGPLVLKAFSASTMAVLVFMAAFYLLLVGAKCVVAVVAGSSRHFLKSRLYVYTVRGLGIVLCVFGFIFAKDAFHYFDWL; this is encoded by the coding sequence GTGAGTCCGGCGGGTGGCAACCCCGAGGTGTCCTTCCTGATTTCAGGTCTTGTTCTGGGGGTGAGCGCCGGGATCTCCCCGGGGCCGCTGCTGACGCTGGTCATGACCCAGACATTGAAGCATGGCATCGGGGAAGGGATCAAGGTGTCCCTGGCACCGCTTTTGACCGACCTGCCGATCGTCTTACTCGCTCTTTTCGTGCTGCACCGACTCACCGCCCTCGACACCGTGCTGGGATGCATCGCTCTTTTCGGCGCCGGTTACCTGTTTTACCTTGGCTATGAAAGCATGACGTTCGGCGGTGCGGATTTCACGGCGCGCTCCGAAGCACCCCACTCGTTCAAGAAGGGCATTGTGGCCAACTTCCTGAACCCCAATCCTTACATGTTCTGGTTCGCCATCGGCGGCCCCCTGGTGCTGAAGGCTTTCTCGGCTAGCACGATGGCCGTTTTGGTGTTCATGGCGGCGTTTTACCTGCTGCTGGTGGGGGCCAAGTGCGTGGTGGCTGTCGTTGCGGGCAGTTCCCGCCATTTCCTGAAAAGCCGCCTCTATGTATACACCGTCAGGGGGCTCGGGATCGTCCTGTGCGTTTTCGGTTTTATTTTCGCGAAAGACGCGTTTCATTACTTCGATTGGCTATGA
- the larE gene encoding ATP-dependent sacrificial sulfur transferase LarE encodes MRDIAEKKAQLVSVLSGMDSLLAAFSGGVDSTLLTAVAAEVLGDNLLAVTACSAVHPRREIRNACETAQRLGVRHMTIRSGEMADLAFKRNRPDRCYRCKTLLFRRLLEIAADNHIEHVAHGANVDDLQDYRPGFRAAEELHIRAPLVDAGFTKADIRALAREMGLDAWDKPAMACLASRIPYGTVLTVEALAMVEKAEALLQRLGFRHCRVRHHGSVARIEIPASELPAVIGEAVAPELVRGLKAIGFDHVAVDLEGYTQGSMNRGIAS; translated from the coding sequence ATGAGAGATATAGCTGAAAAAAAGGCGCAGCTGGTTTCCGTCCTTTCCGGTATGGATTCGCTTCTGGCGGCCTTCTCGGGAGGTGTCGACAGTACGCTTTTGACTGCGGTCGCCGCGGAGGTTCTGGGGGACAACCTTCTGGCGGTCACGGCGTGTTCCGCCGTTCACCCCCGGCGTGAAATCCGGAATGCCTGTGAAACGGCACAGCGCCTGGGCGTCAGGCACATGACGATTCGATCCGGAGAAATGGCTGATTTGGCGTTCAAACGCAATCGACCGGATCGGTGTTATCGCTGCAAAACCCTGCTGTTTCGACGGCTGTTGGAAATTGCCGCCGACAATCATATCGAGCATGTGGCCCATGGTGCCAATGTGGATGACCTGCAGGATTACCGGCCCGGGTTTAGAGCCGCCGAGGAGCTGCATATCAGGGCGCCCCTCGTCGATGCCGGTTTTACCAAGGCGGACATCCGTGCGCTCGCCAGAGAGATGGGTCTCGACGCGTGGGACAAGCCGGCAATGGCCTGTTTGGCATCCCGTATCCCTTACGGCACCGTGCTGACGGTAGAGGCCCTTGCCATGGTCGAGAAAGCCGAGGCATTGTTGCAGCGTCTCGGATTCCGCCACTGCCGCGTGAGGCATCACGGCAGCGTGGCCAGAATTGAAATTCCCGCATCCGAGCTGCCTGCTGTGATCGGAGAAGCGGTGGCCCCGGAACTCGTTCGCGGGCTGAAGGCCATTGGATTCGATCATGTCGCCGTGGACCTGGAGGGATACACCCAGGGCAGCATGAACCGGGGGATTGCATCGTGA